The Echinicola rosea genome has a segment encoding these proteins:
- a CDS encoding S-adenosylmethionine:tRNA ribosyltransferase-isomerase, with translation MDTTSEIKLSDYQYELPEDRIAKFPLETRDQSKLLHFEAGIIDHHRFYDLPDLLPSNTLMVFNNTKVIPARLIFQRASGAKIEIFLLQPVAPSTIINETMMHTGPVTWQAMIGNLKKWKDGEVLEGKIMANGNEMTIKAVLENREERLVKIDWEDDSLSFAAVVEAVGEVPLPPYLNRTATSEDKPRYQTVYSLKEGAVAAPTAGLHFTDEILGKLTDADIKTDYLTLHVGAGTFQPIKEEIVTHHPMHSEQVVVTKENIEHFLAHDGNIVAVGTTSMRSLESIYWYGIKLLHGESKEFQIQKLYPYQKHLKKASLKESLQAILDLMNAENLVEITGSTEIFIMPGYEFRVCNGLLTNFHQPASTLILLVAAFTKGDWHKIYHEALTHDYRFLSYGDSSLLWHHKKA, from the coding sequence ATGGACACCACTTCTGAAATCAAGCTTTCCGATTATCAATACGAACTTCCTGAAGACCGCATTGCCAAATTCCCTTTGGAAACGCGTGACCAATCCAAACTACTGCATTTTGAAGCGGGAATCATCGATCACCATAGGTTCTATGATCTCCCCGACTTACTACCGTCCAATACCCTTATGGTGTTTAACAACACCAAAGTCATCCCAGCCCGCCTGATTTTCCAAAGGGCCTCGGGGGCCAAAATTGAAATCTTTCTGCTCCAGCCCGTTGCCCCAAGTACCATCATCAACGAAACCATGATGCATACCGGCCCGGTCACCTGGCAGGCCATGATCGGTAATTTGAAGAAGTGGAAAGATGGTGAAGTACTCGAAGGAAAAATAATGGCCAATGGCAACGAAATGACCATCAAAGCGGTCCTTGAAAACCGTGAAGAGCGTCTGGTGAAAATAGACTGGGAAGATGACAGTCTTTCCTTTGCCGCTGTGGTGGAAGCCGTGGGAGAAGTCCCCCTGCCTCCATACCTCAACAGAACAGCCACCAGTGAAGACAAACCCCGCTACCAAACCGTTTACTCCTTAAAAGAAGGTGCTGTGGCTGCTCCCACTGCTGGCTTACATTTCACTGATGAAATCCTAGGAAAACTTACAGATGCCGACATCAAAACCGACTACCTGACACTTCATGTAGGTGCCGGCACATTCCAACCGATCAAAGAGGAAATAGTGACCCACCACCCCATGCACAGCGAACAGGTGGTGGTCACAAAAGAAAATATTGAACATTTCCTTGCGCATGACGGCAATATCGTAGCTGTAGGCACAACTTCCATGCGCTCCTTGGAAAGTATCTATTGGTATGGGATAAAACTACTACACGGTGAAAGCAAAGAATTCCAAATCCAAAAACTTTACCCCTATCAAAAACACCTGAAAAAGGCCTCCTTAAAAGAGAGTTTGCAGGCAATATTGGATTTAATGAATGCAGAAAACCTGGTCGAAATCACTGGCAGCACTGAGATTTTTATCATGCCGGGCTATGAATTCAGGGTTTGCAATGGGCTCCTTACCAATTTTCACCAACCCGCCTCCACACTGATACTCCTCGTAGCAGCGTTTACCAAAGGCGATTGGCACAAAATCTACCATGAAGCCCTAACACACGACTACAGGTTTCTGAGCTACGGAGATAGTAGTTTACTCTGGCACCATAAAAAGGCCTAA
- a CDS encoding TolC family protein encodes MKMRNRVLLWLIAGYLFLPSFLYGQEVMGSQSQLELTLDQCIQYALDNGPAMQQAFLDERIGDREIKSSLSGWFPQITASAAGTRNIKLQQQIIGDQLITFGQNYNSSISLQVDQNLINRDQIFAGRTSKYIKQQWDQNIVNVEIATVVDVSKAFYDVLLTYEQLKIIDENLMRLQKQYNDAKSRYESGLVDKTDYQRAAITLSNTRSNKRRADESVEAKLAYLKQLMGYPVDANLSLDYNYDAMEEKAFVDTTQMMLPENRIEYQQIQTEESLAQLNTGYQKWAYMPTLTANYNYNWLYFNNSFSQLYDRSYPTSGLGLTLSLPIFQGGKRHQDIRIAELQQEKVSVEKQNLEKQINTEYKTALANYRSDLYEWRTIKENMELAEEVYNIIKLQYDEGIKAYVDLIVAETELRTAQLSHFNAMYNLMSSRIDLDRALGNIEIN; translated from the coding sequence ATGAAAATGAGAAATCGTGTACTCTTATGGCTTATAGCGGGGTACTTGTTTTTACCCAGCTTTTTGTATGGACAGGAGGTCATGGGAAGCCAGAGTCAGCTGGAGTTGACACTGGATCAGTGCATACAATATGCCCTGGATAATGGCCCTGCGATGCAACAGGCTTTTTTGGATGAGCGGATCGGAGACCGAGAGATCAAATCCAGTCTTTCAGGTTGGTTTCCCCAGATTACAGCTTCTGCTGCAGGTACAAGGAACATAAAACTACAACAGCAGATTATCGGTGACCAGCTGATCACGTTTGGTCAAAATTATAATTCATCCATTTCCCTTCAAGTAGATCAAAACCTGATCAACAGGGACCAGATTTTTGCGGGGAGGACTTCCAAGTACATCAAGCAACAGTGGGATCAAAACATTGTCAATGTGGAGATAGCGACTGTGGTGGATGTCAGCAAGGCATTTTATGATGTGCTCCTGACGTATGAGCAGCTAAAGATCATCGATGAAAACCTGATGAGACTCCAGAAGCAGTACAACGATGCCAAGAGCCGGTATGAGTCTGGATTGGTGGATAAGACCGACTATCAGCGTGCAGCGATCACACTTTCCAATACCCGTAGCAATAAGCGCAGGGCAGATGAGAGTGTGGAAGCCAAATTGGCTTACTTGAAACAGCTGATGGGATATCCTGTTGATGCTAATTTGTCACTGGACTATAATTATGACGCCATGGAGGAAAAGGCATTTGTGGATACCACGCAAATGATGCTCCCTGAAAATAGGATAGAATATCAACAGATCCAGACAGAAGAGAGTTTGGCTCAGCTGAATACAGGCTATCAAAAGTGGGCTTACATGCCCACCCTTACGGCCAATTACAATTACAATTGGCTTTATTTCAACAATTCGTTCTCTCAGCTTTATGACAGGAGCTATCCGACATCAGGCCTAGGGCTGACCCTATCACTGCCGATTTTCCAAGGTGGGAAAAGGCACCAGGATATCAGGATTGCGGAATTGCAGCAAGAAAAGGTGTCTGTGGAAAAGCAAAACCTGGAAAAGCAGATCAACACTGAATATAAAACAGCACTCGCCAATTATAGAAGTGATCTCTATGAATGGAGGACCATCAAGGAGAACATGGAACTGGCAGAGGAGGTGTACAATATCATCAAGCTGCAATACGATGAGGGTATCAAAGCATATGTGGACCTGATCGTGGCAGAGACGGAATTGAGGACAGCTCAACTGAGCCACTTCAATGCCATGTACAATTTAATGTCCAGCAGGATCGACCTGGACAGAGCATTGGGAAATATAGAAATCAACTAA
- a CDS encoding efflux RND transporter periplasmic adaptor subunit encodes MKKFLWIIFVVGVAGVVSSCGSEANTQAGQGQQAVSVRATSVTSKHVTGLDLYPGTVVPLNEVEIRPQVSGYISKIFVEDGQEVTKGQKLYEIDRSKYQAAYEQAQATLKSAKANLERVKKDLERYEALDKQDAIAKQQLDYARADILTAESQVTSAEAQVRSTLTDYNYSVINAPFAGTVGISQVRLGAQVSAGQSLLNTLSSNDPVLVDFVVNERDVRRFSKMMRNENLPDSTFTIQFGKNDVYQHHGELTTIDRAVGRQSGTINMRVEFPNPAGELIPGMTLNLRVLNQDIGNQIAIPYKAVTEQMGEYFVYVIGDDSVVHQQNVLLGTKVGAEIVVREGLKPGQKIVVEGIQKLREGAKVQIDA; translated from the coding sequence ATGAAAAAGTTTTTGTGGATAATTTTCGTTGTGGGAGTCGCAGGAGTGGTGAGTTCTTGTGGTTCGGAAGCCAATACGCAAGCAGGCCAAGGGCAGCAAGCGGTCTCCGTGCGCGCTACCTCGGTTACCAGCAAGCATGTGACGGGGCTGGACTTGTATCCAGGTACTGTCGTGCCATTAAATGAAGTGGAGATCAGGCCGCAAGTAAGTGGGTATATCTCCAAGATATTTGTTGAAGACGGCCAAGAAGTGACCAAGGGCCAGAAGCTTTATGAAATAGACAGGAGCAAATATCAGGCGGCTTATGAGCAAGCCCAGGCGACACTGAAAAGTGCCAAGGCGAATTTGGAGCGTGTGAAGAAAGACTTGGAACGCTACGAAGCTTTGGACAAGCAAGATGCGATTGCCAAGCAGCAATTGGACTATGCCAGGGCTGATATCCTGACGGCTGAGTCACAGGTTACTTCGGCCGAAGCGCAGGTGAGAAGTACATTGACAGATTATAATTACTCCGTGATCAATGCACCTTTTGCCGGAACGGTGGGGATTTCACAAGTGAGACTGGGTGCCCAAGTGTCTGCTGGCCAAAGCCTCCTGAATACCCTGTCATCCAATGATCCAGTATTGGTGGATTTTGTGGTAAATGAGCGGGATGTAAGAAGGTTCAGTAAGATGATGCGAAATGAAAATCTTCCCGACTCTACCTTCACCATTCAGTTTGGGAAAAATGATGTCTATCAACATCATGGAGAACTGACCACCATAGATCGGGCTGTGGGCAGACAGTCAGGAACGATCAATATGCGCGTAGAATTTCCAAATCCAGCGGGAGAATTGATCCCGGGCATGACCTTGAACCTCCGAGTACTTAACCAGGATATCGGCAACCAAATTGCCATTCCGTACAAAGCCGTGACCGAGCAGATGGGGGAATATTTCGTCTATGTAATAGGGGATGACAGTGTCGTGCACCAGCAGAACGTCCTATTGGGGACCAAAGTGGGTGCTGAGATAGTGGTCAGAGAAGGGCTTAAGCCTGGTCAAAAAATAGTAGTGGAAGGTATCCAGAAACTACGAGAAGGCGCGAAGGTACAAATAGATGCCTAA
- a CDS encoding o-succinylbenzoate synthase: MNNKQPNPTKVNAKWYRYTLDFKFDAGTSRGVLKTKDSYFLKVWQTDNPDRVGWGEAGPLPNLSPEDGLDLPSIWEALVVKLSQVAVEWEEEAILDLCEELVPDNCPSVRFAFETALLDLYHGGEKLIMANDFYKGQEKIAINGLIWMGDAAFMHRQIEDKLVQGFSCIKMKIGAINFEEECRLLDGIRARFSADDITLRVDANGAFPPEEAMGKLSQLAEFDLHSIEQPIKAGQHQEMQRLCASSPLSIALDEELIGVTGRNQKAALLDKIRPPFIILKPTLLGGIRATKKWIQLAEDRNIGWWMTSALESNIGLNAIAQLTSTYCTTLPQGLGTGQLFLNNIESPLEIQKGRLVYHSGRKWGGPNW; encoded by the coding sequence ATGAACAATAAGCAGCCAAATCCCACTAAAGTAAACGCCAAATGGTACCGATATACCTTGGATTTTAAATTTGATGCAGGCACTTCGAGGGGAGTATTAAAAACGAAAGATTCGTATTTTTTGAAGGTGTGGCAAACGGATAATCCGGATAGGGTGGGCTGGGGCGAGGCAGGCCCCTTGCCAAACCTCAGTCCAGAAGATGGGCTTGACCTGCCCTCGATATGGGAGGCATTGGTGGTTAAATTGTCCCAGGTAGCTGTAGAGTGGGAAGAAGAAGCCATATTGGACCTGTGCGAGGAGTTGGTGCCTGACAATTGTCCCAGTGTACGCTTTGCTTTCGAAACGGCTTTACTAGATCTCTATCATGGAGGTGAAAAGCTGATTATGGCCAATGATTTTTACAAAGGACAGGAAAAAATTGCCATCAATGGCCTCATATGGATGGGAGATGCGGCGTTTATGCACCGGCAGATCGAAGATAAGCTTGTGCAAGGTTTTTCGTGCATTAAGATGAAAATAGGAGCGATAAATTTTGAGGAGGAGTGCCGGTTGTTAGACGGTATTCGTGCGCGCTTTTCTGCTGATGACATTACCTTGCGGGTGGATGCCAATGGCGCCTTTCCACCAGAGGAAGCTATGGGGAAATTGTCCCAGTTGGCCGAATTTGACCTGCACAGTATTGAGCAGCCCATCAAGGCGGGACAACATCAAGAAATGCAGCGGTTATGTGCCTCCAGTCCACTGTCGATTGCTTTGGATGAGGAACTGATTGGGGTGACCGGACGAAATCAAAAAGCAGCTTTACTGGATAAGATAAGACCTCCTTTTATCATCCTAAAACCTACTTTGTTGGGAGGTATTCGCGCTACCAAAAAATGGATCCAATTAGCCGAGGATCGAAATATTGGCTGGTGGATGACGTCTGCACTGGAGAGCAATATCGGCCTTAATGCCATTGCTCAGCTTACTTCTACTTACTGTACCACATTGCCACAGGGCTTAGGGACAGGGCAGCTTTTTCTTAACAACATCGAATCCCCGCTGGAAATCCAAAAAGGACGGCTGGTCTATCATTCTGGCAGGAAATGGGGAGGACCAAATTGGTGA
- a CDS encoding amidohydrolase family protein has translation MKTPAAFILMVFFTVGMIACKNKSSQKEAPFPTAKVFADVNIVNINNGHITKGHVVVDSGKIQRILPVSEDEADVIQEAELINGKGKYLVPGIAEMHAHLPSVIWNDPQMEEVLFLYLSNGITTIRGMLGHHLHLELKEKVANDKILGPRIYTSSPSLNGNTVTSTEQATEMVTAYQKDGFDFLKLHPGLRLHVFDQIVKTAKEVNIPFAGHVSSLVGIRHALESGYASIDHVDGFLEGLVPESAGVNPTENGFFGYNFTDKADTTLLPDLVKMTKTHQVWVVPTQSLFTRWFSPTSAEQLASEPEMEYMAPEVIENWINSKKNLTETKGYSTEQWEKFLQIRKKLLRSLQENGHGLLLGSDAPQVFNVPGFSIQHEMQAMADAGLSPLQILQMGTINPARYFREEGNFGEITEGASADLILLDKNPLEDIANMQRPHGVMVRGTWMSREQIDQRLKTIADKYDELKK, from the coding sequence ATGAAAACACCCGCCGCCTTTATCTTGATGGTCTTTTTTACCGTTGGCATGATTGCCTGCAAAAACAAAAGCAGCCAAAAGGAAGCACCTTTCCCAACCGCAAAAGTCTTTGCCGATGTCAACATCGTCAACATCAATAATGGGCACATCACAAAAGGCCACGTGGTCGTGGATTCGGGCAAAATCCAACGGATACTGCCCGTTTCAGAAGATGAGGCTGATGTGATCCAAGAGGCGGAACTGATCAATGGAAAGGGGAAATACCTGGTGCCGGGCATAGCAGAAATGCACGCCCACCTGCCTTCGGTCATCTGGAATGACCCCCAAATGGAAGAAGTACTTTTTCTCTACCTTTCCAATGGCATCACCACGATCAGGGGAATGCTTGGTCATCACCTACACTTAGAACTCAAGGAAAAAGTAGCTAACGATAAAATCCTCGGCCCCAGAATCTACACTTCCAGTCCTTCTCTAAACGGCAATACCGTCACCAGTACCGAACAGGCTACTGAAATGGTCACCGCTTACCAAAAGGACGGCTTTGACTTCCTCAAGCTTCATCCCGGCCTAAGACTGCACGTCTTTGACCAAATTGTCAAAACAGCCAAGGAAGTCAATATCCCCTTTGCAGGACATGTTTCTTCCTTGGTCGGGATCAGACATGCATTGGAAAGCGGCTATGCCAGCATTGACCATGTGGATGGTTTTCTGGAAGGCCTGGTGCCGGAATCAGCAGGGGTAAATCCTACCGAAAACGGATTTTTTGGCTATAATTTTACCGATAAGGCAGACACCACGCTCCTTCCAGACCTGGTAAAAATGACCAAAACTCATCAAGTTTGGGTGGTCCCCACCCAAAGCTTGTTTACCAGATGGTTTTCTCCTACCTCTGCGGAGCAATTGGCCTCGGAACCAGAAATGGAATACATGGCCCCTGAAGTCATCGAAAATTGGATCAACAGTAAAAAGAACCTTACCGAAACGAAAGGTTACAGTACTGAGCAGTGGGAAAAATTCCTACAAATCAGAAAAAAACTCCTCCGTAGCCTTCAAGAAAACGGTCACGGACTGCTCTTGGGCTCAGATGCTCCACAGGTATTCAATGTCCCCGGATTTTCAATCCAACATGAAATGCAGGCGATGGCAGATGCCGGTTTAAGTCCCTTGCAAATCCTCCAAATGGGCACGATAAATCCAGCCCGGTATTTTCGAGAGGAAGGAAATTTTGGAGAAATCACCGAAGGCGCCAGTGCTGACCTGATCCTCTTAGACAAAAACCCCTTGGAGGACATTGCTAATATGCAGCGTCCACATGGCGTTATGGTAAGAGGTACATGGATGAGCCGTGAACAGATCGACCAGAGACTAAAGACCATAGCCGACAAATACGACGAATTAAAGAAATGA
- a CDS encoding LytR/AlgR family response regulator transcription factor — protein MGEVIYHHGTAMNKKDSNLENHHSEHDELLIKDALFVRDKGCLRRVKFKNVLWLKGDGNYTTLVTKDKVYSLRNILKEFEAILPEEEFVRIHKSYLVRLDRITTISPKEVTIEQERVPVGRTYYQKLIHGINKLGAGA, from the coding sequence ATGGGAGAAGTAATCTATCATCACGGGACTGCAATGAATAAAAAAGATTCAAACCTAGAGAACCACCACTCTGAACACGATGAGCTGTTGATCAAAGATGCCTTGTTTGTACGAGACAAGGGCTGTCTTCGGCGTGTGAAGTTCAAAAATGTACTTTGGCTTAAAGGGGATGGAAATTATACCACTTTGGTGACAAAGGATAAGGTATATTCACTGCGAAATATCCTAAAGGAATTTGAAGCGATATTACCAGAGGAGGAATTTGTGAGGATTCATAAATCATACCTCGTAAGACTCGACAGGATAACCACCATATCACCCAAGGAAGTGACCATCGAGCAGGAGCGGGTTCCTGTCGGCCGGACGTATTATCAAAAACTCATCCATGGAATAAATAAGCTTGGCGCCGGGGCTTAG
- a CDS encoding efflux RND transporter permease subunit: MISEVFIKRPVTAMVISIVILLVGAISIVNLPVTQYPDITPPVVSVSANYTGADAKTVEQTVATPIETQVNGTPGMAYISSTNTSTGQMNMNVTFDVGTDIDIATLDVQNRVSIAEPRLPEAVKRLGVTVRKRNPSIMMVISLYSPKGTHDTKFLSNYTNIFVKDALLRVPGVGDINAIGQDFSMRVWLKPDKLAQYNISTTEVTAAIQEQNLQVAAGTVGGMPQLSSQTFEYPITVNGKLERKEEFEDIIVRTDPASGSLVYLKDVARIEFGEFDYGRFSTVNGEPAAILLVYQAPGSNAIDTAEGIYNALDEMKATFPADMDYVVPFESVSVVQVSIDEVLHTLVEALILVIVVVFLFLQSWRATLIPILAIPVSIIGTFIFFIPLGFTINTLTMFGFVLAIGIVVDDAIVVVEAAQHYIDSKRVSAKEATMLAMKDITAPVIAIALILAAVFIPVGFIPGIVGRMYQQFAITIAISVLISAFVALTLTPALCSLLLKPTAVKKGSRGINKFFYKFNVWFERVTSSYGNGVKKSIKATPLVLIILVCIYAGTVGLFQAKPTGFLPTEDEGRLFISLELPESSSTSRTRSIMDEMVEMITSTDGIRNVTGIGGLNAINFSFKSNSGTFFIQMDPWDERQDPSKQLFGLIAQLNQKFAAIKEANIIVVPPPAIPGLGQTGGFSFMLEQRSGGDIKEFEQVVGQFLGAANQRPEIAMAYSFFTAQTPGYHVTVDREKAKKLGVAISDVFSTMSTYMGSSYVNDFTRYGRNFRVVAQADTAYRMDIKDLDQYYVMNRQGKSVPLGAVVDYEVVENAPVINHYNLFRSTEINGNAAEGYSSGQALEALEEVAAEVLPAGYGYDFSGLSREELASGNTTILIFALAIILVSLLLAALYESWSVPFSVLLALPLGAFGAILALTFLPKLDNNVYAQIGLVTLIGLAAKNAILIVEFAKERVDAGMPLLAATIEAVKLRLRPIVMTSLAFILGVVPLALSNGAGAVARQTIGWTVIGGMLAATFLAIFVVPVLYVVITKIAYGSKKLKELEEQYQPEA, from the coding sequence ATGATATCCGAAGTTTTTATTAAACGCCCGGTGACGGCGATGGTGATCTCTATAGTCATTTTATTGGTAGGGGCCATCTCCATCGTCAACCTACCGGTGACACAGTATCCAGATATTACGCCTCCAGTAGTATCTGTTTCCGCTAACTACACGGGTGCCGATGCCAAAACGGTGGAGCAAACCGTGGCGACACCCATCGAGACACAAGTGAACGGTACGCCAGGGATGGCATACATCAGCAGTACCAATACCAGTACTGGGCAGATGAATATGAATGTCACTTTTGACGTGGGTACGGACATTGACATCGCCACGCTGGATGTGCAAAACCGGGTGAGTATTGCAGAACCCCGTCTCCCTGAAGCGGTAAAACGCCTTGGTGTGACCGTGCGTAAGCGGAACCCCAGTATCATGATGGTGATCAGTTTGTATTCACCGAAAGGTACCCACGATACCAAGTTCCTTTCCAATTACACCAACATCTTCGTCAAGGATGCCCTTTTGAGGGTGCCTGGAGTCGGTGATATTAATGCCATTGGACAGGATTTTAGTATGCGGGTATGGCTGAAGCCAGATAAGCTGGCGCAATACAACATCTCTACGACCGAAGTGACCGCCGCTATTCAGGAGCAAAACCTCCAAGTGGCAGCGGGTACGGTAGGGGGGATGCCCCAGCTTTCTTCCCAGACTTTTGAGTATCCAATTACGGTAAATGGTAAACTTGAGCGAAAAGAGGAGTTTGAAGACATCATCGTAAGGACAGACCCTGCATCAGGAAGCTTGGTTTACCTGAAGGATGTGGCGCGAATAGAGTTTGGGGAATTTGACTATGGCCGGTTCTCTACCGTTAATGGTGAGCCGGCAGCGATTCTATTGGTTTATCAGGCACCAGGCAGTAATGCGATCGATACGGCAGAAGGGATATATAACGCACTTGATGAAATGAAGGCCACCTTCCCTGCTGATATGGATTATGTGGTTCCTTTTGAATCTGTTTCGGTGGTGCAGGTATCGATTGACGAAGTACTGCACACATTGGTAGAGGCTTTGATATTGGTGATCGTGGTGGTATTCCTCTTCCTGCAAAGTTGGAGAGCGACCTTGATTCCTATTTTGGCCATTCCGGTTTCGATCATCGGTACCTTTATTTTCTTCATTCCGCTAGGGTTTACCATTAATACCCTGACGATGTTTGGTTTTGTATTGGCGATCGGTATCGTGGTGGATGATGCGATTGTGGTGGTAGAGGCTGCCCAGCATTATATTGATTCCAAGCGGGTATCTGCGAAGGAAGCCACCATGCTTGCGATGAAGGATATTACCGCTCCGGTAATTGCCATAGCCTTGATTTTGGCTGCGGTATTTATTCCGGTAGGCTTTATTCCAGGGATCGTGGGGAGGATGTACCAGCAGTTTGCCATTACCATTGCGATTTCCGTATTGATTTCCGCCTTTGTGGCCTTGACATTGACACCTGCCCTATGTAGTTTGTTGCTGAAGCCGACAGCGGTGAAGAAAGGTTCCCGAGGGATCAATAAATTCTTCTATAAGTTTAATGTCTGGTTTGAACGGGTGACCAGTTCATATGGAAATGGTGTTAAGAAAAGTATCAAAGCCACACCACTGGTACTTATCATCTTGGTGTGTATTTATGCCGGTACAGTGGGACTCTTCCAGGCAAAACCGACCGGTTTCTTGCCGACAGAAGATGAAGGAAGGTTGTTTATTTCCCTCGAACTTCCCGAGAGTTCTTCCACTAGCAGGACCCGTTCGATCATGGACGAAATGGTAGAGATGATTACCAGCACGGATGGTATCCGTAATGTAACCGGTATTGGAGGCTTAAACGCGATTAACTTTTCCTTTAAGTCAAACAGTGGTACGTTCTTTATCCAGATGGATCCATGGGATGAGCGTCAGGATCCTTCAAAGCAACTCTTTGGTTTGATCGCGCAGCTGAACCAAAAATTTGCTGCCATCAAAGAAGCCAATATCATTGTGGTGCCACCGCCAGCCATTCCGGGCTTGGGGCAAACCGGTGGCTTTAGCTTTATGCTTGAGCAGCGCTCTGGTGGGGACATCAAAGAGTTTGAACAAGTGGTTGGGCAGTTTTTGGGAGCAGCTAACCAGCGCCCGGAAATAGCCATGGCCTATAGTTTCTTTACGGCGCAGACGCCTGGATACCATGTGACTGTGGATCGTGAGAAGGCCAAAAAACTTGGAGTGGCGATTTCTGATGTGTTCTCGACCATGTCCACTTATATGGGAAGTTCCTATGTCAATGACTTTACCCGTTACGGTCGTAATTTCCGCGTAGTGGCCCAAGCAGATACCGCCTACAGAATGGACATCAAGGACTTGGATCAATATTATGTCATGAACAGACAAGGAAAGTCCGTTCCGCTGGGAGCTGTGGTGGACTATGAAGTGGTGGAAAATGCCCCCGTGATCAACCACTATAACCTGTTCAGATCTACTGAAATTAATGGTAATGCCGCAGAAGGTTACAGTAGTGGCCAGGCACTGGAGGCATTGGAAGAAGTGGCCGCAGAAGTATTGCCGGCAGGATATGGGTATGATTTCTCTGGATTGAGTAGGGAGGAGTTGGCCTCCGGTAATACGACGATCTTGATCTTTGCCTTGGCGATCATTTTGGTTTCCTTGTTATTGGCTGCATTGTATGAGAGTTGGTCGGTTCCATTTTCAGTATTGTTGGCCCTGCCATTGGGTGCCTTTGGTGCGATCTTGGCTTTGACCTTCCTGCCAAAGCTTGACAATAACGTATATGCCCAGATTGGATTGGTGACTTTGATCGGTCTTGCTGCGAAGAATGCCATCTTGATAGTGGAATTTGCCAAAGAACGTGTGGATGCTGGAATGCCGCTATTGGCTGCCACGATTGAGGCCGTTAAGCTTCGATTGAGGCCGATTGTGATGACCTCTTTGGCCTTTATTCTCGGGGTGGTTCCTTTGGCACTTTCCAATGGTGCAGGGGCCGTGGCCAGACAGACCATTGGCTGGACAGTGATCGGCGGGATGCTTGCCGCGACTTTCTTGGCTATTTTTGTGGTGCCTGTCCTTTATGTGGTGATTACTAAAATTGCCTATGGCAGTAAAAAACTGAAAGAATTGGAAGAACAATATCAGCCTGAGGCCTGA
- a CDS encoding TetR/AcrR family transcriptional regulator, translated as MNKKEIILEATLELIRDHGFHGCPMSMVAKNSNVAAGTIYHHFKNKDDLIMELYHYVVGKLVSVAEASDDTSLDFKARFMRFWHTMKQFYIKEASIQRFLEQFYNSPYFTDQMQVKDNIWYSWMRRFFESGIESGALRMGARPEILAIMVHGSIVSSVKVALHHNKKMNLDAINLGEIAEIVWDGIRKQP; from the coding sequence ATGAATAAGAAGGAAATTATACTTGAGGCTACATTGGAATTGATCAGGGATCATGGTTTTCATGGGTGTCCCATGAGTATGGTGGCAAAAAATTCCAATGTAGCAGCAGGGACAATTTATCATCACTTCAAAAACAAGGATGATTTGATCATGGAACTTTACCACTATGTGGTGGGAAAGCTGGTCAGTGTGGCTGAAGCATCTGATGACACCAGTTTGGATTTTAAAGCCAGGTTTATGCGGTTTTGGCATACGATGAAGCAGTTTTACATCAAAGAGGCATCCATACAACGGTTTTTGGAGCAATTTTATAACTCCCCTTACTTTACGGACCAGATGCAGGTGAAAGACAATATTTGGTATAGCTGGATGCGGAGGTTTTTTGAAAGTGGTATTGAGAGCGGAGCACTTCGGATGGGGGCGAGACCAGAAATTTTGGCCATTATGGTGCATGGAAGCATCGTCAGTTCTGTCAAAGTAGCACTTCATCACAATAAAAAAATGAACCTCGATGCTATCAACCTTGGAGAGATTGCAGAGATCGTTTGGGATGGTATAAGAAAACAACCCTAA